The genomic stretch CAGCGTTCTCAGGAGAATATACGATGAGTATCCTTGCTTTGATCGTTTAGTAGGCGGTTGGGATTTTTTGACCAAGTGTAGGGTTGTTTGAGTCCTCTGCCGATGAGAAGGAGGTTGATTCTGATGGGTGACTCAGACTTGCATGGATAATCTGAGTGGATAGACACCTGTGTCCTATCCGAAGACGTTTACGACGAGTCTGGGGTTTTGCTTCTCCACGAGATCGATCTGTTTGATGAGAGTTGGTTCTTGAATACCATCCCAACACAGTCAGTCCATTGTCTGTTGAGTATTTGCTGGGTAGTTGGGGTCGCGTTGGCTGGAAAGAGTGCCGTACTCAGAGCCCATTGTAGACAGCTGTCGTCTTTGTATTTTTAACGTTGACGAAGGCCTTCTTGTTTTGCACTTCTTTTGGGAGTGGGAGATAGGAGACGCCGTGGATTTCTTGATATCGTGCAATGACGAGTTGAAATTATGTGATACGGTACACTGTCCATCCGCTTCCTTCGCTGGTGAACAATTCCAGTGTTTCCAGTATGTGTTGCAATCATCTGTCCAAAAATTCTGAGATCTCTTCGGCTGTAAGACGACGTTCCATTTTACTTCTGAGACTGGGTTTATTCCATTTGTCTTGTCATTCGGATGATTGTTTGTAAAGACGAACATCTAAAACTAGTTGGAATTTCACACCGATTAGTGATAGGATTTCCTCAACAAGCTTGTGATAAATTTGTGAATGCGCGTTTACCAGAAAGGCTTGGGGATCGCGTCAATTCTCTGGCACATTCATCTGTCAACCTCGGAAAAATTATCTACAGCGTGAGGCATCTTCTTTCACTGCAGTGCAGATTGAGTGAGTTTCACACGCGGAGTAAGTCTCACACGTGGAGTGGGGTTAGGTTTCACACGTAGAGCTGGAGTGGGCTTCACACGTGGAGCGAAATGGATTTCACACGTGGAGTGGACTGGGCTTCACACGTGGAGTAGAAATGAGTTTCAAATGTGGAACTGAACTGGGCTTCACACGTGGAGTGGTTCCAACCACTGGTAGAGCTGTCTCGTTTCCTTTGTGAAGAGGATAGCATTCATATACGTTTCCAAGAATGTATGTCCTTGGTGAAACAAACTTGCCAACTTTGAAATAGCACGATTCATCCCAGTGGTATATTAGAGAATAGTTATTTGTCTAAAAAGACGCAATGTCTTGACAGTTAAGAGACTGCCACACAAACTTGCTTACATATAGGTTATATTATTTGTGTACAATTTGTTAGCGGCCTTGACAGAGAATATCACAAAAACATGCTTAGAGCGCACATTTCTATCACCAAGGACAGAATAACGCTATCTGCGTGGTGCACTGCTTTTATAGTTGACCCGTGCACGTGATGGGCACGTGGGATTTCCTAAAAATTACCCAGGAATTCCCATGACCGGGTTTGACCGGATATATCCAGTTTTGACCGGATCTGACCACTTTTGACCGTATTACAGATGtgcgccctattagacaaatgaTTTCCATAGATATAGACTGTATATACCATCGAGCACATGTGTCTAATAGGTGTTTGCGTCTCGGGCGCCGAGTGGGGAGCGAGCCCTCGAGGTAAGATACTAGATAGACAAGATATACACATACTTTAGACTCAAGAACGGGAGACAGTCGGTGGAGAAGTGAAATAGATGGGTAGAACCAACTCCAACGCAAGGATATACTAACGCAGGGAGAAAAGTGCGCCAGAAACGCGTAGTACACATATAAACAGTATTGGCTTCCTAGTAGCTGTACTGAGGATGCGCCAGAACCGGTAGTCTTTAAACTACTAACTTGCCTATGGGCAGCTCTAGTTTGCTTTTAGGAATTTAGTTAGCTACATTTGAAATGAGACACAAAACTTTCTTCATTCGCGAAAGCTTGAATACACATCTGCAAAACGGTTTAACCAGCCTATACTTTCTAATACACTTAGAATGTATTAGAGAAAGATCTTGCATACTCTAAATACAATATTTTATTGATGCCGAAATGTTTTTTAGAGAGTGAAGTAATATTACGTAATAACGTGATAAATAATTAGTTGTAATGGCAACATATTGTTAAGAAATACTTACATAAATGTATAATGTTTAAGATACTGGAAAACAAATAGTACAAACTGGTATGCCATTAAAAACCCTATAGGTAAAGTCGAATCACGTGCGATCAGCAAAACGTTTTAGACTACAACTCCTATtttaatgataataataacaaGGTACGTTTTAGATGGACAGTCGAATACGTACCGCGCATGTATAGTACCGTTGTAACGGAAAGAGATGATAAAGACAAAAAGAATGATGCAAACGCATCATCTAATAGACTATTGATTGCGTACCTTCTCATGAACAACGCAAGAGCAAATAATGCGACAATAGCACCATATAACTAACTAGCCTAAAATGCTTTCCAACGCCATGCCTACGCAAAGATTAATGATCACAGGCAACTATTAAAAAGCAAACCTACTAGTGCAGCAGCAACATGCAAACTGTCAgcaaaaacaacagcaacataaaGAAACACATAGAGTATACTAGAAGAGTTTGCCACGTGATGTCTTGTCTCTCTTTCGTCGATGGTCGCGTGATAGTCTCGCAGTTGTACTTGATCGTTCGTCCTGTAAAGCACATGAAACGTAACATATTTCTAAACATTACAACCACTGAAGTATACCTCGATGAGTTGTTTCAGCAGCCGATATAGATCGAGTGCGTTCTCAAGTAAAATGTCATCTGAGAAAAGAGACTTTACAGTACTCACTTCCTTAAACGATTTCGCCCATTCTAGTTGATGAAAGTATTGTAGCAGTGGTTCCGTCGGCTCAATCGACCCATCGGGTTCCATTAAATTTCGAAACATAAACCGTCGAAGAGCACTTAGGAAGGCAGACTTGTAATTACCAAGTTTTCTGATTTGTACTTTGCTAGAATCTTGAAGTGGTTTTGTGAACTCAGTCGGTAGAGAAGAGAGAACGTTGTCTGCTTGCAGCTCTTCGATTAGCAGATAAACGTTAATAACGTGCTTTACGCAAACCTGTTTCTTGGTTTGCTCATTGACAAGCAATGCCTGAGGAGTATGATCTTTCAACCAAAACTGAAAGTAATATTGAAGAGTATCATTTTTATCAACGCTTTCAGCTCTTTTTACATGACAGAACAAAAGTTCAAGCGAAGCGAGAATTTTTCCGTATGTTGAGGGATCGACAGTTAGTTTTATTGTTTCTGTAAGTTCCTGTGAAAGCTCGATTTGTTCACTAGACTTTTCTTCGACTTCCGCAAGTATTCGAGAAAAATTTCGACACAATTCTCCTGCGTAAGGAAATGGTTCTATGCTGTCGCCATCAAAGCACAAATACGATTTTCCGGTAAGTTGCAAACTTGTGACCAGATTCTTTTCAATGGAAAAGAAGTCGTAATCTACTTCGTCGCCTTTGCCATACTCGCAGCAGATGGTAGACCTATAAAGAAGGTGTTCGGGCCATTCAAATTCGAGTATGTCGGGTGCTGATAAAGGATTGCATTTCTGAAGCGCGACACGCGGAAACACATGTCCAATAGAGGTGTGGTGACAACGAAGATATGTCAACGATGTGCACTCGGGGGTTGTCTCGAGTAATGTCTCTACCTCAGATAGAAAACGATTTTGAATATCAACTAAGAATGACAAAATTGTAAACAAATAGCAGCCATTGCCGGAAGTTCCCAGACAGCTGTAGCCTATTTCTCTTCCAGGATTGATCTCTGATAGATTTTGATCTAGCGGAAAACCCTCGACAGGAATTAGTTCTAGCTTTGCTACTGCTCTCCATGCCGAGCAGAAGTCTTCGAACTTTGTGCGAATGTTTGCTTGATCTGACTCATGTTCATAAAACActttaataaaattttgtgGAAGTTTCATAGCGTTTCGTCGAGACAACTGAAACGAACTCACTTTGTAAACCTCATTAACCCAAGCTAGCAATGGTCTCATCAGTTTAATGAGTTTTAGGTAAGGAGCCGAACAGATTACCAGCCAAAGAAAAGCATGTTTTTTCTTCAACCGGTCGTTTGCGGTTAACGTGGCGTACATGTCATCAATGGAAGGAGAAGCGCAGTGTCTGAAAAAATTTTTTCCACACCGCAGATTACCGCATTTCCGTAAGAGTGGAACAGAAGACTCTTCGACAGCTTCTTGTGCAGGAGTGTGAAACTTTTGGGCAGAGATGTTAAGAGATCGACGGTGCTCTTTTACCGTTCTCTTTACATTTTTCAGTAACGGCTGAATAAGCTGTGCAAAATGTTTTTCCCAACGGGCTCTGGCCTTTGGCGAAGTCAATCGCGAGACGCGGAGCTCAGTCATTttgcacatttcaagtttctgtAAAATCGAATGAAATAGAAGAGCGAGATTTTCGTCTGTAATTGCTAAAGCTGTTCTCAAAGTTTGCCAATCCGTTTCAACTGTACTATCTAGGAATCGCAATATTTCTTCAAGCGGAACATTACCATTTTTAAATAGAAAGATTGAAGCAGCTTCCCTGTCATAAAATTTGGCCGACAGCCCCACCATGACGGTCATGTGAAGTAGACACCGCAATACAAAGAACGATACCGGACTCGTAAATTGTAAGCTGTCCTGATCCCAACTAATTACACTAGAATAGCCAGCTTCgtaattaacaattttttgCTGCACAGTAGGGCAATCACCGCATACATTGTTCGGTAGTTTCTTGCCACATGACGGCAATGGACATTTGCTACACCTTGCAGCAAATCCGCTACTGTAAGACATCGTTCTATATTGACAAACGCAAAATGCTGTAACAGCGTCAGAAATGCCTCCTGAACCTTGCCTACTGGTAAGTGATATTTGCGCTTCTCGATAACAAGTGATCACAAATTGCTTTTGGGCAGCAACCAAATCTGTCAAATAGGTATAGAAAGGCAACTGTCTGTCGGGCTTAGGCAACAGTAAAACTAGTAATCGTACCATGACAGACGTCCTGTAAACAACATTTTGTTGCCCATCTATATGTTCGCTATAAAACGGCGAAAACGGATAAGGAGACAAAAGAGAGCGAACAACAGTTGAGAGTAACATGTTGCTGCCAGCGTCAGGCTGCGTTAGCCAATCGATAAAACTATTCTCTTCGCTACTCAAACGTGACTTGCTACCTTGAAGTGTCAAATAGCTAGCGATATTTGCAGTAACAGAACGAAATAATTCAGCGGACTTCGTGGATTCAACCAAAAGTTTTCTAAACTCCTCTCGGGCTCCTCGTCTGATAGCCGCTTTCATTACTCCGTCGACATGCCAGTAACTGTGCAAATAGCTGAATGGATTGAATCCGCAAGGCTCATCAAACGGAACATCTCTCAAGTCGACTTGTCGCGTCCATGAGTACGATTCCGAGTATTTACTTTCAACAGACAATTTTTCAGCTATGTTATTGAGGGCAACGCATCTTCTGGCCGGTCTTAGCATTAGATACCGCATTTCTTCGTGAAGGCCCAGTTCATCAGATTGCTCAagaagtttgtttgtagtctCTATCAAATGTTTGTGAGATAGACCCGGATTTTGCATTTCATCAGCAAGGAGATGACCACAGCGACTCAAGATTGCGCGGATGACAGCAATCGCGTTGACAAAGGTAACGGTAGGAGCTGGATTGGCGATTATTCCTCCGGCATGTCGCAGCAGGCTACTCATTTTATCTGTATTAATGCTTTCTACCAAAGACCTATAAAATTTGTTCTCAAATATGCTGCAGCACAATACTGAAAACCAGCCATCCAAGAGATAAACGGTTTTGGCTTCATTAACAGTACCCGTTGTCAGTGGTTGCTGTGCAGCAATTTCTGTACTAGAAACATCATTCTTTACTGCTGTAGACTTGATGCAATCGTCTAGAGCTTGAAAAAAAGAATTCTGCTTTACAATATTAATAGCGTCGTTAGTTAGAAGACTGGTTAAATCTAGTTTTTTCTCAGCAACGTACACCTCCATACACTGACTTAAAAGTAAAGCAGCTCCAGGAGAAGTGTAGGAGTTTGCCAATGCCAACAATATAACTCTGTAATTATTGTCATCGAGAAGACGAAACAACGCATTATTGAGAAATCCTGCAACAGCCGTCTTGGCATCGGATTCAGATGCTCTTCCATATACTTCACTGTCTAGTAGAACTATTTGAAGCTGCTGAATAAAATTCGTAGAATGTAATTCATCGGGCAGAGCTAATTGTACAGTATTTGCCAGCATAAAGACCGTATCATTCGCAACGTGAAACGGAATCGCAACAGATGACACAAATTCTGACAATATAATCAGAGCCAAGACTTCAGAGGAAACAGCAATGTCGTCCATTTCGTAAATTACAGACAAGACATATCTTGCTAAGTTGTCCCAATTTACTAAGCAACCACATTTGACAACAGATTTGTCCATACACACAAGGTTTTTGCAAACTATTTCTACCATTTTTTCAACTCCTGTTGAGCATTCACTGAACTCATTTATGTTCAGCACCAGACTTGCTTTGTATAGCGCAGTCAATCCTCGAATAGTAGTTTCTTGATTCTCAAGAAGCCAGTGAAGATCTGCTGGTTGTATCAGACGCTCCAAGTCGGCTACTTTGCTCTTTGTACCAATAGTTGGTAAATGTAACAACTTGCCATAAACCCACCGCAAAGAGTCGGGTGACAATCCAAGTTCATAACTGCATATTGTATAAAAGTCATCTTCGTAGTGTTGCCATGCAGGTCTTACGTATGCAGCAACTACTTCTGAGAAAACTGTCTTTTGGACTTCCTTTGCAGCAAATGTTGGATCTTGTGTATCATCAGAATCATTATCATCAATGACACTAAAAATATTGTCTCTCATCTTCTTGTAGAGAATGAAACTAAATGGAAACTTAAGACACAATGGCATCATAGATAAACTATAACACTCGATTCCAGAAGGATTGGGAAGCTTTCTCATTTGCGAAGAGATCATCTTTTCTAGTAGCCTTTCAAAAACCTTGTGTGACTCTGCATTGTCGTGAGTTGCTTCATCAAACCAATTTAGGAGAGTATCTAAAAGACATTCTTTTAAAACAACGTACAGAAACTTTGCCATTGCATTGCGAAACTGTTCCACGACGTATGTTTCGGCTGCTCTTTGAAGACTTCCGTAAAGCGCCAGTTGCTGCTTGTTAAATGCCAGCTTGACCAACCACTGTGTGTCATTAGAAATAATTTCAGTTGTCAGATAATTACAAACAAAGATGCGAATCTTGTTCATCATGATTTCGGAAGACAAAATTTTGTTCTGAACTTGTTGCACATCCTTGAAAGAACAGTTTTTAGGCCATCTCATGCACCATAAGCACCAGCCAAGATTTTCTTTTGCTATCTTGCGTGAATCTACCAAATTTTCAGCATACAGTTCCGGAATACTCTTAGATAACGCAGCTTTAGCACAAAAGTTCGGTTGTTCTAATTGATCAATAAATATCAAATCCCAACCACAAAGAAAGTTGAACTGCCACTTATCAGGGCGCCGAGAGAATGAGTCCACGTAGTTGGTACTATTAGGATCAAGATTTTCCATAATGTTTCTATCAACGTGCATAATAATGCAGATGTGCTTTGCGCTGATGTTTGGTACGTTAGACATGCGAAGTCTTTCTTTTCTCATTTGATCAAGGACAAACTTCGCATACAACACATGATTGCTGTCTGCGCCAGGAATACACTGGACAGCCAATACGTGGGCCGTGGAATTCCAAAATGGTCTAATCAATTCTAAAAACTGCTCTTCTGACTTTACGGAACTTAGACGAACAACTAGTGGCTTTAGTGGATCAATGATGGCTTCAATGTTTGTGTGGACGTTTGAGTATGTCATAATAATTGCACTCAGCGGTTGATCACAACAGCGATTGTTAATGCAAGCTTTTAGTCCACTAAGTTGAGGCATTTCAAAATATTCATGTTGAAGATCGTCTAACCATTCTCCGTGTTCTTCGCCTAGTTTTGACATGCTCAGTCTCAAAGCGAAATCCATTGTAGAAATTCGAAGAAGTGATTTTAGACAATACACAATGATTTTATCAGTTGCGAAAGAGAATCCAATTTCCATTTGAGATTTTTTTCCGGTTAGCTTATAAACCAAGGACGGAAGTAGATCACAATGCATGCCAGCAATAGCGTCTTGAATAGTAAACTCTGTTGAATTCGTCTTACTAGATTTAGATTCAGAACTGTATTTGTAGTTTACCGACATGATAAGATATTCTTGCATTCGCTTGACGAGAATAACTTGATGGTCGTTTAGGACATCGTCAAACCTCAAAAGCTGCTTTTCAAACCGATTAAGAAATGGTGGATCCGCCTTTGCGACGTCAGCTATATCTTGTAACACGATGCAACGAAAATGATCGTGAACAGGACAAAGAGGACTAGAATATGGTCCGTGAGCAATGCGACAATTCTTTTTCCCCATGACTTCTGTGTAGCTTTGATTAAGCAGATCATATAAACTACCGTAAATGCTTTCTAGATCTTTCAACACCAGAGTTTTTCCTGTTTCCATGTATAATATAATTCTGCTCAATATTCTGTAATTGTACTGTTCCGATTGCTCGTCGGTGTCATAGTCAAACTTGCTTCCGTAAATAACAACCGGTTCAAAGCCTGTCCCTTCTAGGGTATATTGTAAGAGATCAATAGCAGAGTCTCCGTTTGAAATGAGTAGAAGATGTCTAGCAGACAAGTCTTCCAAGTTCTCTTTGATCAAATCAAGTGCAGCTGGTATTTCAGGAAAGTCGACCTGACAAGTTTTCCCAATGATTTGACAAGGATCAACATTCGATGTCGTTTCCAAGCCACCAAAATTTCTAAAAATTGCTTTTAGCTTTCGAAGCCTTCTATCACTCGTGGTCGATTGACTTGCATAAGCCCCGCTGGTCTGTTTTACTAAACAGTAGTAATCGCGAAGACCGTGGAAGTTGACGAACTGTTGACTTTTCATGTAATCGGCGTATCCTGTGGCAAGTTGACTAATGTATTGCCTAGGAACTGCAGCAGTTTTTCCAGTCAATTCTTTACTAATTTCTAAACCAGTTTTAGTGAGATCGTCTAAGTCAGGTTCAGGACGAGACAACTGAATAGCACGGTTCATCTTCGAAGCATCTAGTTCCCAGTTGGAAATACCGACTACTCCTACATTCAGTTTCTGCTCGTTTATTCCATCTATGCGACCGTCTTTCGTGTGTGCTTCGAGTCTGCTGTGCAAAACTTTCAAAGGCTTGGACTTGGATAACTCAGCTAAACCAACTTCATCTAGTAGAACAACTGGAATCGAGTTGGTGTGAACAAGAGATTCTGCTTTCTTAAATATCATGTTTATTCCTTCTGACGTAGAGGATTCCGATCCTTGATAAGAAACTACAATAACCTGTGGTAGTTTCTTGAAGTAAACGATGGGACTGTCTCCTCCCCGCAAGTTACTGCGAATAATCTGCATTGAAAGAGACTTGCTACACCCCGGCTTGCCAACGAGAAAGACAGGCATTCGATTCAATATGCAAACCGTCAAGACAAATACGTTTTCCAAAAGAGCGCCATTGGCAGCAATTCCTTTCGGAAGCCGCATTTTGTTTAGATATGCCTGTTCTTCGCTAGTTAAAATGTCAAGAAAGTCACTTTTCTTCATTTTGTAATTTCTAAAATATTGCAATACATTGTCAAGATAACCATCACGAAGAGCAGTAGAAGCAAGACGACACAAATAGCAGACTGAAAGTCCCAAAACAGTGCAGTAGATTTTACGCGGCATGTCGGTTCGCTTCCTGCTTACACTAAAGTCAAAGTGAAGACAGTTTTCTATAAACCAATGAATGAGATCTCTGCAACGTTTCACATCTCTGAGACTGCATGCACTTCTACCAAACTTTTGACGAACAAACTCTTGCGATGTTTGAATAAGGGTAGCAGTAAGATCATTGTCGCCATCCAGGTTACCAAGTATCTTTCTAATGTAATGCAGTTCTTCGTCCGCCGTCAGAGCACCGTAATCCCATACGTAGTCTACCATACATTCTGGAAGTGGATTGACTAGATAGACTAATTTGTATGTTCCAGTGGTGACACCTGCTCTCAGAGCAAGACTTAGTCCTGACGTGGCTTCTAATTTCTGCTGAAATCGGTATGGATTGCAGGCAGCTAAAAATACAATGTTTGTTGGAAGTAGCTGTCCTTGGCATGTTCTGTGGACAATGATATCAGATAGAAGACCAAGATGATTGCAAGTGTTGATTTCATCGAGGAGAACCCAAACCTGAAGGGTTACGTCTTCATTAGCCTGAATGATAacatttttaataaatttccAGATTTCGATCTTTTCAACCCCTGCATGAAAGTTCTTAGCAAAAAGCTTTGCTTCTACAACAGTTGAAAGAAAATGAACTAAACTTGTTTTCCCGCAACCTGTTTCTCCCATAATAATGACCGGAACGTGAGCTTGAATTCGTAACATAATCATGACAGCTTTTAGCATATTGTCTCGAGTAAGAGAGTAGTTCGGATACTTTCCTGACGCTAATGATTTTCGAAAAACTCTTTCTAGCTTTATCACCAAATCACTGTGCCCTCTATTTGACAAGTCTTCTGGAGTCCAATTCTTTCCTCCTTGTGTTCTTAGAACGTTTTCCACTTCTGGCAGCAAATCTTCCTTGTGCAAGTAGAGTGCGCTAACGTTTTCTTTATCCCGTTCATGAAATGTTACAACCAGATGATTGCTTTGTTCCCACTGTCTCATTCCACTAAATCTTTCTACTGCTTGTTTATCAATATTTCCAGCTCGAACTTCAAAAGCCGCCATTTGACCTTTTCTCGAAATTGCAACAGATCTTCTAGCAAATTCTTTTGATACCTCTAAAAACGACCCAAATAATTGCGATCGCACTGCAGTAGTTCCAACAGTTGTTTGTAATGTTTCTGTCGAAAAGAAACTACTGGCTGAAAATCGAACAAGCTGCTGCGCCAATACGTTAAGAAACGTACGAACAATGTAATAAGTAACATCGCCTTCAGGAAACACGTTTTTGAGAAGACTGCGGCATTTTGATGCTGGTAGAGACTCACAATTCGATTGAGGATGGAACGAAATATCGACTGAGTCAAGTGTGCCTTTAGAATAGTAATCTAGGTAGTTGCAAACAATCTGAGTCGAACTGTTGACATCTGCGCTGACATTTAACTCATTCATGTCCCACATGAGTTTGCAACTAGGCAATAACTGACAGAAATGTAATCGATTTGCCAACCCATTGGCCAGAAAGTTTGCTATTTCTACGTATACAATGTTATGAGGCAACTGACAAAATAGATTTTTTGAAGAAACACCTCCGACAACCAAAAGTTCAAATATCCAGTTGTCTAATAACTCTGGGCTATCAACGTTGGCAATGTCAATGTGCAGAGCATGAAAGTCATCTAGCTGTAATTCATACAAAGATTTTGTTAATTCGTCATGACTGATAGAACCTTCTACAGCAAGAACGCGAACAAGCTTATTGCAACTAAAAGCATTTTGCTTAATAGACTCGGTCTTTCCTTGTCCCGCCAATAAAGACGTCACCACCAACGTAGAATCGCACGAACTAGCTAATAACTTTTTTGAATCGTCTATGGAAAAGCCCGTTAGATTTCTTCTGTACTTTTGAAGATTTTCTAAAATGTGTTGAGGCTCTGGCAAAGAACAAATAATAGCCAACATAAAATTTCGGTTGCAAAATCTAGTTATTCCTGCTAGTTTGTTATGACTTTCTAGAGCTCGCAAAAGAAAGTCAATTAACTTGTGTTGCACATCTGATAACAAGTGGTCTGCGTTCACTACGCAAAATAGTTGCTTCTGAAGGTAGCTATTTGTAGAGCTAAAACATCTCCACAGTATATTTTCTACTTGAGCCCATGACGTGCTGCTGTGGCAAAATAGTAGCTGATGTGGCTGAGGATATTGATTTTGACTTtgaagaaagagagaaagaacTCCTCTGCACATTTTTTCTTCTGTCACATGAGCAACTACAAGTTCTCCACTACTTACACAATCGCTGGCAATTTGCGGAAAATAGATATCTTCACTCACAGTTCTCTGCACCGGATTTAAATGTCGGCATATCTCGTCAAGCACCTCTCCCATTCTATTTAGATCGGATTGTATTGATTCTCCTAAAAGAATCGTTTCTTCTGCAACGAATGGTAAACTTATCGATGAATTAACAAACTTCAACAAGTTTTGGGCTCTGCCGATCAACTCGTTCGTACGCTTGCCAAACAAATATTTGTGCAATATTCGGATTTGGTCAGAATGGAAGTAATTCAAAAAATAATGCGATTGCCTTGCAGTAGGCAATAGAGCATGCCAATCTTGAAGCTGTGTTTGAAATAATTTTAAGTTGTGGCATAGTATCTGTAATCCATCAAAATTGAATACCTTTTCTCCGTAGTTAAAGTGTCCGCTGGCAAAGAGTTCTGTTAGAAGAGTAGCTATTCTTTCAACAAGATCTACCTCTTCAATAAAAATTTTGCAAAGCTGAGAATCTCTAACGCCTTCGTCGACATCGTCTTTGTTTAGTTCAGAATTCACTATCAAGTGTGCTCGACATTGCAAGTCTCTCATGTCTTCCAATGATTTCTTTAATCCACCAGCAGTTTCATGTCCACAGTCTGACTTGAAGGAATACTGCAAATGAACCATACAATTGCCAGACTCGGTTAGCGTAAATGTAAACCGTCCGTCCTTTGCTGCATTTCTAATAATTTGCTTTGTCATCTCTCTT from Corticium candelabrum chromosome 21, ooCorCand1.1, whole genome shotgun sequence encodes the following:
- the LOC134196430 gene encoding E3 ubiquitin-protein ligase RNF213-like, which gives rise to MQIIRSNLRGGDSPIVYFKKLPQVIVVSYQGSESSTSEGINMIFKKAESLVHTNSIPVVLLDEVGLAELSKSKPLKVLHSRLEAHTKDGRIDGINEQKLNVGVVGISNWELDASKMNRAIQLSRPEPDLDDLTKTGLEISKELTGKTAAVPRQYISQLATGYADYMKSQQFVNFHGLRDYYCLVKQTSGAYASQSTTSDRRLRKLKAIFRNFGGLETTSNVDPCQIIGKTCQVDFPEIPAALDLIKENLEDLSARHLLLISNGDSAIDLLQYTLEGTGFEPVVIYGSKFDYDTDEQSEQYNYRILSRIILYMETGKTLVLKDLESIYGSLYDLLNQSYTEVMGKKNCRIAHGPYSSPLCPVHDHFRCIVLQDIADVAKADPPFLNRFEKQLLRFDDVLNDHQVILVKRMQEYLIMSVNYKYSSESKSSKTNSTEFTIQDAIAGMHCDLLPSLVYKLTGKKSQMEIGFSFATDKIIVYCLKSLLRISTMDFALRLSMSKLGEEHGEWLDDLQHEYFEMPQLSGLKACINNRCCDQPLSAIIMTYSNVHTNIEAIIDPLKPLVVRLSSVKSEEQFLELIRPFWNSTAHVLAVQCIPGADSNHVLYAKFVLDQMRKERLRMSNVPNISAKHICIIMHVDRNIMENLDPNSTNYVDSFSRRPDKWQFNFLCGWDLIFIDQLEQPNFCAKAALSKSIPELYAENLVDSRKIAKENLGWCLWCMRWPKNCSFKDVQQVQNKILSSEIMMNKIRIFVCNYLTTEIISNDTQWLVKLAFNKQQLALYGSLQRAAETYVVEQFRNAMAKFLYVVLKECLLDTLLNWFDEATHDNAESHKVFERLLEKMISSQMRKLPNPSGIECYSLSMMPLCLKFPFSFILYKKMRDNIFSVIDDNDSDDTQDPTFAAKEVQKTVFSEVVAAYVRPAWQHYEDDFYTICSYELGLSPDSLRWVYGKLLHLPTIGTKSKVADLERLIQPADLHWLLENQETTIRGLTALYKASLVLNINEFSECSTGVEKMVEIVCKNLVCMDKSVVKCGCLVNWDNLARYVLSVIYEMDDIAVSSEVLALIILSEFVSSVAIPFHVANDTVFMLANTVQLALPDELHSTNFIQQLQIVLLDSEVYGRASESDAKTAVAGFLNNALFRLLDDNNYRVILLALANSYTSPGAALLLSQCMEVYVAEKKLDLTSLLTNDAINIVKQNSFFQALDDCIKSTAVKNDVSSTEIAAQQPLTTGTVNEAKTVYLLDGWFSVLCCSIFENKFYRSLVESINTDKMSSLLRHAGGIIANPAPTVTFVNAIAVIRAILSRCGHLLADEMQNPGLSHKHLIETTNKLLEQSDELGLHEEMRYLMLRPARRCVALNNIAEKLSVESKYSESYSWTRQVDLRDVPFDEPCGFNPFSYLHSYWHVDGVMKAAIRRGAREEFRKLLVESTKSAELFRSVTANIASYLTLQGSKSRLSSEENSFIDWLTQPDAGSNMLLSTVVRSLLSPYPFSPFYSEHIDGQQNVVYRTSVMVRLLVLLLPKPDRQLPFYTYLTDLVAAQKQFVITCYREAQISLTSRQGSGGISDAVTAFCVCQYRTMSYSSGFAARCSKCPLPSCGKKLPNNVCGDCPTVQQKIVNYEAGYSSVISWDQDSLQFTSPVSFFVLRCLLHMTVMVGLSAKFYDREAASIFLFKNGNVPLEEILRFLDSTVETDWQTLRTALAITDENLALLFHSILQKLEMCKMTELRVSRLTSPKARARWEKHFAQLIQPLLKNVKRTVKEHRRSLNISAQKFHTPAQEAVEESSVPLLRKCGNLRCGKNFFRHCASPSIDDMYATLTANDRLKKKHAFLWLVICSAPYLKLIKLMRPLLAWVNEVYKVSSFQLSRRNAMKLPQNFIKVFYEHESDQANIRTKFEDFCSAWRAVAKLELIPVEGFPLDQNLSEINPGREIGYSCLGTSGNGCYLFTILSFLVDIQNRFLSEVETLLETTPECTSLTYLRCHHTSIGHVFPRVALQKCNPLSAPDILEFEWPEHLLYRSTICCEYGKGDEVDYDFFSIEKNLVTSLQLTGKSYLCFDGDSIEPFPYAGELCRNFSRILAEVEEKSSEQIELSQELTETIKLTVDPSTYGKILASLELLFCHVKRAESVDKNDTLQYYFQFWLKDHTPQALLVNEQTKKQVCVKHVINVYLLIEELQADNVLSSLPTEFTKPLQDSSKVQIRKLGNYKSAFLSALRRFMFRNLMEPDGSIEPTEPLLQYFHQLEWAKSFKEVSTVKSLFSDDILLENALDLYRLLKQLIEDERSSTTARLSRDHRRKRDKTSRGKLF